Within the Glycine max cultivar Williams 82 chromosome 12, Glycine_max_v4.0, whole genome shotgun sequence genome, the region TACCTGCACATTTACttgcaaattttataaataaacttgTACTCAGACCAAGATTCATTTAATAAGGAAATACCTTAACAACTAAGTTTGAGTCTAATAGAAATATTCATCCTTCCTAATTGCATATGCAATTTTGCTTGTTTATATCAGGCTTTCCTTGTTGGCAAGGATTTTGGTGCCATCCCAGGACATCTTACTACTGCAGTACACCCAGAAAGAGTAGCTGGTATCATAACTTTAGGCATTCCTTTCATGCTCCCGGGTCCCTCTGCAGTGGAGAGCCACCTTCTGCTCCCCAAAGGGTTTTATATTACTAGGTGGCGGGTACAAATTCCATCTTGCactatagattttatttttcactggAATGTTTTAGTAGTAGTTATTGACTAGTAAAGCATCGATTTCATCCTTAAATTATTACCTTCTTTCCTAAATGAtccttaaagtaaaaaatacaaCTTAAGTAGTCTCGTAAGTATAGAAAATTATGCTAAGTAGTTCTCCAAATATTGAAACCTCCCTCAAATTAGTCCTTAAACTTTACTAAACTAAACCAACTTAAGGACTAAAATGATGAATATTCAGTACTTCAGGAATTACTTAAATGGTTTTATAGCTTTCGGGACTACTTAGGAAAAAGGATAATACTTTGAGGACTAAATTGATGATTTATTCAATTATTGACTGATTTCAATTTTCAGGAGCCTGGGAGGGCAGAAGCAGATTTTGGCCGCTTTCCTGTGAAATCAGTGATAAGGAACATCTACATTCTCTTCTCTAGAAGTGAGGTTCCAATAGCAGCTGATGATCAAGAAATCATGGACTTGTTTGACCCATCTACTGCCCTACCTCCATGGTTCTCTGAGGAAGACCTTGCAACATATGCATCATTATATGAAAAATCTGGATTCAAATATGCATTGCAGGTTCCTTACaggtaaatagaaaaaattctcACTTCCCCCCTTTTAAATTGAAATGCTACtccaaatgtttttattttccctcAACTTAGGTTATTTCTAGACTATAATATCAATTTATCCTTCCAGTTAGTTTTATTCCTAAATCCTAATATCACAAAATGGTAAATTTAGTGTCTGATCTATATTCCTAAATCCCTAAAGTTAACATCATCGGTCGGTATGGTCCATAATTTGGTACCTACCATAATGTTAGGTacctcataaaaaatattaggtaccaaattaacttatacacattagaattttgaaaaaaattggttgatAATAGACTGATAGTTAAAATCAAGGATTAGTTGCTTTCGActaaattaacttattattgTCAAAGATTAAATTTGCTTTTTCAAATTGTCAAAGACAAATTTGAAGGATGGAGATTGATGTTTGTGAAAGCTGGCATTTTCCCAactctttaaaataaaacaaaatgttaTAAATAGTCTTGAGGGTACAGATTTCTCCAACATTACATTTGAAATGTTTATGATGCATGCAGGAGTATTAATGTGGATGCTGGCTTAAGTGATGTAAAAGTTACTATTCCATCACTTCTGATCATGGGTGAGAAAGATTATGTGTTCAAGTTTCCAGGCATGGAGGACTATATTCGAAGTGGGGCAGTGAAAAATTTTGTGCCGGACTTGGAAATCGTGTATATTCCAGAAGGAAGCCATTTTGTGCATGAACAAATGCCAGAGAAGGTGAACCAGTTCATCATTGAGTTCCttgacaaacaaaatatatgaacGTTTGCTTTCAGGCTAAAGGTTTGGTGTAATAAAGTTTGATTCacgttatttttctttataacccTTACAGCTTGTATTATGTCAAATTATTTGACATGGAGAGATGAGAGAGTATGTATATTTGATAATTGGCGTAAGCAAATCTAAATGATGTGGAAAATTCAGGACTCTTTCGATGCTGCTTAATCTGCCCTAGTTGTAATGTCTGGTTCTAAAACTTTAAGCTTATTAATGGAATAATAGAAAGATTTGTAAGGGTATAACATTACTCATTTTGCATATACAATACAAAATTCACATTTTATTGTCAACAAAAAATTGACAGTAAAACACAAAATGGACGATAAATAGACATTATCATAGGCTTTGCATCTACCTTAGCTCCAACGCTACAAATCCGGAAGTTGTGTACATGTTTCTAGCCAACACTACCGAATGTTGGCCAAAACATGAATGCTAActtgaaagtaaaaaataaaaaaaaaaaaacaggttgAGTCTACTTTTTTATCGGCCATATTAGTGTCATCAATTACATGGCTATTactaatggttttttttttttttaacaggaaagatatgtatatataaattaactttCTAGAAGGCCTATCAACCACACAAGGTGTACAGAGATGTCTATACAAAATATGGGACCAGCAAAAAATGAAGCTTTTGTTAATTGGGGATAATCTTTTTTGGAAATTATCAAATGGAGgtgcattttgaaaaattatccgAAGGGTAAGTTGCACATGGTGTCTACGACTTTGTGATCATAGATGGATTTTAGACTtgaagttttgattttttttttttttcaaacagaaGTTGTAAGTCTTGTTGCGacttattaattctttttttaattgttcaTGTTAGAAGTCATAAAACATGCATCGACTTCATGATTGtcttaaaataagaattaatttgttttctagTTGCAAAGAAATTCTGATTTTATCACTATTATAAAAAGCAATTTTAACATCGGCTTATTAACATTGGTttgtccaaaaccgatgttaagcattaacatcggttttttgaaaaaccgatgacgtgtatgcattaacatcggttttttgaaaaatcgatgttaatataaacttttttgtaattatttatatatttttaaaaaaaatcatatattgcgttattaattatattttaattaaaaaataaaaaaattaataaaaaataataaattcaaaaggtaaacatttaaaaatttaactaaatttttaaaatgaattttgtaattttaattttattatttcatgattatcatttaaatataacatacatttatataaattatttgatattagttaatttgaaaatataaaaaaacttttttttaataatagaatttaactttaatagaatttttatagaatgttggtaaaaataattatatcataaaaaaaattaaaatcttttattaatatatttttatttaattattataaaaataaaaaattagtttttttctacAGAGTCAGCGTCAGcatcattaaaatttttagaagTCATCTATTAGGGTTTTATTTTTCTGCAAAAATAAAGCCAAATACTGTTTATTAAGATATGtagtaataattatataatacatatttattCACTGACGCACAAGACTATAAAATTACCATTTTTTTggaatttaattagattagaaATTGACTCCCTCCAAAAATAAAAGGGcttaaatacaaaatacatgGGTTCctgcaatttaatattttatttttatgtttaattttttttgttttagtttttaaaaatgtgtttgttttatttttggtttttaaaatattttaaataatatttttttaatgtttaaagtgttatttaaaatattttaaagataaaaataaacaaataaatttgataagagaaaaaaaatgtattttaaggtaaaagaaaatatcactTGGTAATCATATCTTCATTTAAAATCCAAATGTTCAAATGTAAAAAACGCCTCTACAGTCCAAATGTtctaagaaaattcaaattccaaatataaataaataaaaaaagtcaaaacgAGGTCGTTTTTCGGTATGTGAGCTTTATTTTTAAGTGTGTGAGTGGTAAAGTGCGTTTTTGTGAACTCAAAATTCCCAAAAGCAAAGAACACAACGCCACGAAGAAAACGCCACAAAGTGGTAAAGTGCTAGTTTTGTGAACACAACatcattttacttaatttattttttttcttctataaaataGATCCAACTTATATttaactttagtttttttttcttttatctttaggaTCGAACAAgatataaaaactcttttgcTGGTTTTGGAGGCTTTGACACCTTTAGACCTCTCTGGATGGATTGCTAGTGTAGGTGAGTTTCCATTCTGCTACTTGAGGATTATGTAGGTTCATCATTGATATTTATATATGGTGAATGATGATTTTTCTATAGACTCTGTGAGAAAAATGCCTCAAGTTAGGGTTTGCGTTTTTATGCTGATTTTATTGACTCTGTgaggaagaaaataatatattaaaaaatgatactatgagatttatatcttttatattttattttgatctaaaAGTTTatcttgtattttatttttcttctctgatTCTCTTGTGTAAATCAAACACACCTAAATGgaccatttatatttatttatttattcacatTTTGATACGGCATGGCGCATGTACATGGAATTAATTTATAGCATTTACTAAACCAAGCACTATCCATGGCGATGGTGGGtctctttttattaataataataaaatcgtACAAAGCTGGATGGGAAGCACCTTGGCATGCACACCATAGAAACGTAACCACAAGGCACACACACAAGCATTAGGAAATTGACAACTTTTGTTCCTTGTATatcaattagttaaaaatagttCCCAGATTCACGTTGcaagtatatatacatatagtaATAAAGCAGTATTTTCATTCCATGCCTAAGCAATGTTGGCATGGCAACCACCTCATGTTGTTGCCTCACGTGTCTCACGGCACACCACTTTCATGGATAAGATCTCATTGTTGCCTCATATTGCTCTTTCATTTTCTAATTGACAGCTACTACCAACCCTGTTTTTAAATTCATATGAAAAtctccttaaaaaaattgagatgaaAACTATAAACAAGAGGTACCCATGTCACCCAATAAGCAAAAAGTTACATTaatgattaaaatgataaatataaaaatgtaacttttttactgagaattagataaattattaaactacttcgaagtaaatttattttaatttaataattaataatttaattgattgaattgCCTAATTTTTGTGATTGAACATTAAATTTATGCTGGGGAAAAAAAGACGTCTCATATTTTGATAGATAATTTGTGTAATTAATGTTTTGAAACATTATATTATcaagattttatataaaaatttatatatatatatatgtttagacaaatttttgtttacatattCCGTTTTCTTGACATTGAATACTGGTTTCGTCCCTTTATTATGTACTTATCTTTTCTGAGTTGGTTGGATTTCACTCCATGCAATTTTCAACTCACtcttatgaatatatatatatatatatatatatatatatatatatatatatatatatatatatatatatatatattacctgTTGATTTGTCTTCCAACAAAATGATaacattaaaaatgataataaacattcaatttaatttattaaagtttGGTATTGGAATGTGTGATTCTATAGCGTTCTAGTCCTCTGTCCTTGTGTGTGCTCCATATGTATAAGTCTCATCTCTCTCAGAATCCAGTGCCTACTACTATCTACCGACTCTACCGTCAATCATCACTAACACTTGTATATTCTCCCTTGGCTTCCTTACTATTTCCATAGCCAGGTGTGCCAatgcttttcatttttctttcaacGCATTATCATCCTATGCCATCTTTACATCACATACATATCACTAGTGGAGCTCCCATCTATACTACAGAGCAAATAGTCACTCCGTGAGAAAAATGCCTCAAGTTAGACATATAGTAGCATCATATGATTCACATCCCTTCTCTTCTCTATGTAGCTTGTAATGGACTCAACATTTTCGTGAAACTTCCGTATATTGAATTACTAAGTGAGTAAAGATAAATTTAcactcaaaataatatttaccaAACATGTACTAAATATCAAGCTacaaaaacttatatatttgaattactAAGcttcttattattaaaatttgtatcctacataaaatacaattatttaatgctaataaaaatttactatCATGAggcttatatttttgttaagattacatttttcttgtcatttggTTTTTCAATTTAGGTAcctattatgttttatttcatgACAATTTCCATAGTTGCCATGATGCAGGGAATATGAGCCTGTACTTTTTCTAATTCTTCCACAGGGAAGAACCCTATTTTgttcattgttattattttttcatctcatttttttttctttttacaaattttaggaAGTGCAGTATTAGATTGTACATGTGGTAGAGTAgatatattaaattgaaaacGACCATATTAGTGAGATCTAAATAGGATGTCTTTTGTTGAGACAATTGGTTTTCAGTGTGATGGTTTAAAACTGTTGACCATTTTCTTTTAGTCTAATTCCCTAGTAGTGGCGAGAGTAGCCACTGTTGACCAATGGTGTCTTATGCTCGCAAGGTAGCCATTGCTTATGGAATGTCttaatcatcaatcacttattTAGTCTGCTTGAAATGATTGCATGAAGCATGGAGGGACCTAGTTAGTTAGGTAATCTCACCCCAGCACTTCGCGCTAGGTAGGGATCTTATTGAGCATGAATGGATATTCTAATGTGTCATGTGAACA harbors:
- the LOC100802931 gene encoding bifunctional epoxide hydrolase 2 isoform X1, which translates into the protein MFSVLTHFLTLSLYFSDNTLTPPCMMEKIQHSEVEVKGLKLHVAEIGSGSKAVVFLHGFPEIWYTWRHQMIAVANAGYRAIAFDFRGYGLSEQPAEPEKETMFDLVHEIVGLLDALSISKAFLVGKDFGAIPGHLTTAVHPERVAGIITLGIPFMLPGPSAVESHLLLPKGFYITRWREPGRAEADFGRFPVKSVIRNIYILFSRSEVPIAADDQEIMDLFDPSTALPPWFSEEDLATYASLYEKSGFKYALQVPYRSINVDAGLSDVKVTIPSLLIMGEKDYVFKFPGMEDYIRSGAVKNFVPDLEIVYIPEGSHFVHEQMPEKVNQFIIEFLDKQNI
- the LOC100802931 gene encoding bifunctional epoxide hydrolase 2 isoform X2, with product MFSVLTHFLTLSLYFSDNTLTPPCMMEKIQHSEVEVKGLKLHVAEIGSGSKAVVFLHGFPEIWYTWRHQMIAVANAGYRAIAFDFRGYGLSEQPAEPEKETMFDLVHEIVGLLDALSISKAFLVGKDFGAIPGHLTTAVHPERVAGIITLGIPFMLPGPSAVESHLLLPKGFYITRWREPGRAEADFGRFPVKSVIRNIYILFSRSEVPIAADDQEIMDLFDPSTALPPWFSEEDLATYASLYEKSGFKYALQVPYRSINVDAGLSDVKVTIPSLLIMGEKDYVFKFPGMEDYIRSGAVKNFVPDLEIVYIPEGSHFVHEQMPEKERYVYIN